The Hyphomicrobium sp. MC1 genome window below encodes:
- the rplU gene encoding 50S ribosomal protein L21, which yields MYAVIKTGGKQYRVSKDDVVTIERVAGDAGATVEFGEVLMVGSGADVTIGAPFVSGAKVVAELVKQSRGPKLIAFKKRRRKNSRRKKGHRQDLSVVRITDIAGA from the coding sequence ATGTACGCTGTCATCAAGACAGGCGGCAAGCAATACCGCGTTTCCAAAGACGACGTCGTCACGATCGAGCGTGTAGCTGGCGATGCCGGCGCTACCGTTGAATTCGGTGAAGTTTTGATGGTCGGCTCGGGTGCCGATGTCACCATCGGCGCGCCGTTCGTATCGGGCGCCAAAGTGGTCGCCGAACTCGTGAAGCAGTCGCGCGGGCCAAAGCTGATCGCCTTCAAGAAGCGCCGCCGCAAGAACTCTCGCCGCAAGAAGGGCCACCGTCAGGACCTTTCTGTCGTGCGCATCACCGACATCGCAGGCGCGTAA
- the rpmA gene encoding 50S ribosomal protein L27, with product MAQKKAGGSTRNGRDSESKRLGIKRYGGEYVIPGNILCRQRGTQWHPGSGVGMGTDHTIFAVEEGTVEFATKRNGRTYISVKPVKAIAAE from the coding sequence ATGGCACAAAAGAAAGCAGGCGGTTCGACACGTAACGGCCGCGATTCAGAAAGCAAACGCCTTGGCATCAAACGCTACGGCGGCGAATACGTGATTCCGGGTAACATCCTCTGCCGCCAGCGTGGCACGCAGTGGCATCCGGGTTCGGGTGTCGGCATGGGCACCGATCACACGATCTTTGCCGTCGAGGAAGGCACCGTCGAATTCGCCACCAAGCGCAACGGCCGCACCTATATTTCGGTGAAGCCGGTCAAAGCGATCGCCGCGGAGTAA